From Podospora bellae-mahoneyi strain CBS 112042 chromosome 3, whole genome shotgun sequence, the proteins below share one genomic window:
- a CDS encoding hypothetical protein (EggNog:ENOG503NVQA) translates to MDHAGPAEFRSGFFAQCSDMGNAPPFIPLWGLTPTFCQLRVLNAWCNSTRWFQSEPVMANTKDRPGPKFAPKLIETTFERYRKSIPPNELTPSPSPRSPSPPPRERRKFAPQLVESSVRRSRRVGDEGPATRPTDRTDITPYTNHIYAPKPRRKRSHGSIPASPERQRAHARRESCDDEIAGPLFDLVARDAQRKLQDIAMSAFPNSGQRIGGAEHFYVREGSEDDGPRGRPLTRGPWNPMHSRRNSSEEDISWAFKEMQEHAQMVNAHRRRDMSRIDTLDLDKMSIDVPSDAIDLTSRQRSSIANSPLWRPRPSSGSLVAIGETHMPLLRAESPLPPTGESRMSNMEPDSPPVRPIGESFMPYIPSAPAGKAGDMPYAPASHIPPETSFGHHAPFNPYGQERDMSLERARAAHRLRLKKSPPMLGQDLTFRKCPSPKQTKLEPDHLWDLETGTTLEDQHRDPTEQHGLWRGYCYTSNRNEKIAHVDRPLMITTPMPDASNTDPFDRAFGTAPVELSEEPTPVGSRADSLHIPGGGSIQLQKKPHSANGSLVVPEHRTKNNAPKGLHMLHNLHNLDEKLKQEKAVADLEEKIAAEFDDKFVTQVYNYLSLGYPATARLYDEELSKISRIPVEELERDDDAIMEDLWGAEAHGNSQSSGSQSQNSEDSGPRRADGKRIKATGHIMLDSEEQDNVKEEDRCPRWKALKLYIYEWARQHPDLNAISPLAWGVRERRGSWGI, encoded by the exons ATGGATCACGCGGGTCCGGCTGAGTTCCGCAGTGGCTTCTTCGCACAGTGCAGCGACATGGGCAATGCCCCACCATTCATCCCACTCTGGGGTCTCACGCCCACTTTCTGCCAGCTGCG AGTACTGAACGCATGGTGTAACTCCACCCGGTGGTTCCAATCAGAACCTGTAATGGCCAACACCAAAGATCGGCCGGGGCCAAAGTTCGCACCCAAGTTGATAGAGACCACCTTTGAACGCTATCGAAAGTCCATACCGCCCAACGAGCTGACCCCGAGTCCATCCCCGAggtcgccatcaccacctccgcgGGAGCGACGCAAGTTTGCGCCGCAACTGGTAGAGTCCTCGGTCCGAAGATCTAGGCGAGTCGGAGACGAAGGCCCAGCCACCCGTCCGACAGACAGGACAGATATCACACCCTACACAAATCACATTTACGCCCCCAAGCCCCGAAGGAAACGAAGCCATGGATCCATCCCAGCAAGCCCCGAGAGACAGAGGGCTCATGCCCGGCGCGAATcgtgtgatgatgagattgCCGGCCCCTTGTTTGATCTCGTGGCCCGCGATGCTCAAAGGAAGCTCCAGGACATTGCCATGAGCGCGTTCCCCAACAGCGGCCAGCGCATAGGCGGTGCCGAACATTTCTATGTCAGGGAAGGGTCAGAAGACGACGGGCCCCGCGGGAGACCTTTGACGAGGGGCCCATGGAATCCCATGCACTCGAGACGCAACTCGTCCGAGGAGGACATTAGCTGGGCCTTCAAGGAGATGCAAGAGCATGCGCAAATGGTGAATGCCCACAGGCGGCGTGACATGAGTCGGATAGACACATTGGACCTGGACAAGATGAGCATTGATGTCCCTAGCGATGCCATAGATTTGACGAGCAGACAGAGGTCGTCCATAGCCAACTCTCCCCTGTGGAGGCCACGGCCGTCATCAGGCTCGCTGGTGGCCATTGGAGAGACTCATATGCCCTTGCTCCGTGCCGAGTCGCCTCTGCCGCCCACTGGAGAGAGTCGCATGTCCAACATGGAGCCAGACTCTCCCCCGGTCCGACCCATTGGCGAGAGCTTCATGCCGTACATACCCTCGGCGCCTGCTGGCAAGGCTGGCGACATGCCTTATGCCCCGGCCTCGCATATACCTCCGGAAACATCTTTTGGGCACCATGCACCTTTCAATCCCTACGGCCAGGAAAGAGACATGTCCctggagagggcgagggccGCCCATCGGTTGCGACTGAAAAAATCACCTCCCATGCTCGGCCAGGATCTAACGTTTAGAAAGTGCCCGTCCCCGAAGCAGACCAAGCTGGAGCCGGATCATTTGTGGGATCTGGAGACGGGAACGACGCTGGAGGACCAGCACCGTGACCCGACAGAACAGCATGGCCTCTGGCGCGGTTACTGCTACACGAGCAACCGGAACGAAAAGATTGCTCATGTGGACAGGCCGCTGATGATCACGACGCCCATGCCCGACGCAAGCAACACAGATCCATTTGACCGAGCTTTTGGAACTGCTCCGGTCGAACTAAGCGAGGAGCCGACGCCGGTTGGTTCGAGGGCCGACAGTCTGCATATCCCAGGAGGAGGCTCTATTCAGCTCCAAAAGAAACCACATTCGGCGAATGGGAGTCTGGTCGTTCCCGAGCACCGAACCAAGAACAACGCACCCAAGGGCCTTCACATGCTCCACAACCTGCACAACCTGGACGAGAAACTGAAGCAAGAGAAGGCTGTGGCTGACctcgaggagaagattgcCGCCGAGTTTGATGACAAGTTTGTGACGCAGGTGTACAATTACTTGTCTCTTGGATACCCGGCCACGGCTAGGCTCTACGATGAGGAGCTGAGCAAGATCAGCCGGATTCCCGTGGAGGAACTGGAAAGGGACGACGACGCCATCATGGAGGATCTATGGGGCGCAGAAGCCCACGGCAATTCTCAATCCTCTGGCTCGCAGTCCCAGAACAGTGAGGACTCTGGCCCGAGAAGGGCGGACGGGAAGAGGATCAAGGCCACCGGACATATCATGCTCGATAGCGAAGAGCAGGACaatgtcaaggaggaggacaggTGTCCAAGATGGAAGGCGCTGAAGCTCTACATCTATGAGTGGGCCCGGCAACATCCGGACCTGAACGCCATCAGCCCCTTGGCCTGGGGTGTGCGCGAGCggaggggaagctgggggatttga